One stretch of Juglans microcarpa x Juglans regia isolate MS1-56 chromosome 3D, Jm3101_v1.0, whole genome shotgun sequence DNA includes these proteins:
- the LOC121254922 gene encoding pyruvate dehydrogenase E1 component subunit alpha-1, mitochondrial-like — MALAHLASSSSRSNLLKPIFAALSSTPSLRRPIFSAAADDSSTLTIETSVPFTAHQCEAPSRLVDTTPEELLTFFRDMATMRRMEIAADSLYKAKLIRGFCHLYDGQEAVAVGMEAAITKKDSIVTAYRDHCTYLARGGTLLEVFSELMGRQAGCSRGKGGSMHFYKKEAGFYGGHGIVGAQVPLGCGLAFAQKYSKDGTVAFALYGDGAANQGQLFEALNIAALWDLPAILVCENNHYGMGTAEWRAAKSPAYYKRGDYAPGLKVDGMDVLAVKQACKFAKEHALKNGPIILEMDTYRYHGHSMSDPGSTYRTRDEISGVRQERDPVERVRKLVLSHDLATEKELKDMEKEIRKKVDEAIAQAKESPMPDPFELFTNVYVKGFGVEAFGPDRKEVRALLL, encoded by the exons ATGGCTCTAGCGCACCTAGCCTCATCCTCATCTCGCTCCAATCTCCTGAAGCCCATTTTCGCCGCCTTATCTTCCACTCCATCTCTCCGCCGTCCGATCTTCTCAGCCGCCGCCGACGACAGCAGCACCCTCACCATAGAAACCTCCGTGCCCTTCACCGCCCATCAATGCGAGGCGCCGTCGCGCTTAGTGGACACCACCCCGGAGGAGCTCCTCACCTTCTTTCGCGACATGGCAACGATGCGGCGCATGGAGATCGCTGCAGACTCTCTCTACAAGGCCAAGTTGATCCGCGGGTTCTGCCACCTCTACGACGGCCAGGAAGCTGTGGCCGTGGGCATGGAGGCCGCCATCACTAAGAAGGATAGCATCGTCACCGCCTATCGCGACCATTGTACCTACCTTGCCCGCGGTGGGACCCTCCTCGAGGTTTTCTCCGAGCTCATGGGCCGCCAGGCTGGGTGCTCCAGAGGGAAGGGAGGGTCTATGCACTTCTATAAGAAGGAGGCTGGGTTTTATGGCGGTCACGGTATAGTCGGGGCTCAGGTACCGCTAGGTTGTGGCTTGGCCTTCGCGCAGAAGTACTCTAAAGATGGGACTGTGGCGTTCGCGTTGTACGGTGACGGTGCGGCTAATCAGGGCCAGCTGTTCGAGGCCTTGAATATAGCTGCGCTTTGGGATTTGCCGGCGATTCTGGTCTGCGAGAACAATCATT ATGGTATGGGAACGGCAGAGTGGAGAGCGGCAAAGAGTCCGGCCTATTACAAGCGTGGGGATTATGCTCCTGGATTGAAG GTTGATGGCATGGATGTCCTTGCTGTGAAACAGGCATGCAAATTTGCCAAGGAGCATGCTTTGAAGAATGGGCCAATT ATTCTTGAAATGGACACTTACAGGTACCATGGCCATTCCATGTCTGATCCTGGTAGCACCTACCGCACTCGCGATGAGATTTCTGGTGTGAGACAG GAGCGTGATCCAGTTGAAAGAGTAAGAAAACTGGTATTATCTCATGATCTAGCTACTGAAAAGGAGCTAAAG GATATGgagaaagaaataagaaaaaaagttgatgaAGCCATTGCTCAAGCCAAG GAAAGCCCAATGCCCGATCCTTTCGAACTCTTTACCAATGTATATGTGAAAGGTTTTGGAGTCGAG GCATTTGGACCAGATAGGAAAGAAGTGAGAGCTTTGCTTCTATAA